CTTGAGCTTGGCGTTGGCCGCCGCCTTGGCCTTGTCCGGGTTGGCGTTGATCCACGCGTTGGTCTTCACCGCGCCGCGCAGCACGGCCTCGACGACCTTCGGGTGCTCCTTCAAGAACTCCTGGCGGACGACGATGTTGGTGATCACGAACTTCTTGTCCGGCCAGAGCGTCGCCTCGTCGAGGAGCACCTTGGCGCCCTCGGCGACCAGCTTGGAGGCGGTGGGCTCGGGCACCCAGGCGCCGTCCAGGGAACCGGACTTGTAGGCGTCCGGGGTGATCTTGTTGTCGGTGCGGACCACCGACACATCGCCCTTGCCGCTCTTCGGGTCGACCTTCCAGCCGCGTTCCTTGATCCAGTTGAGGAAGGCGACGTCCTGGGTGTTGCCGTGCTGCGGGGTGGCGATCTTCTTGCCCTTGAGATCGTCGAGCGTCTTGATCTTCTCCGGGTTGACCACGAGCTTCACACCGCCGGAGGCCGAGCCGCCGATGATGCGCAGGCCCTTGCCGTCGGTCGCGGTGTAGCCGTTGATCGCGGGGGAGGGGCCGATCCAGGTGATGTCGAGCGAGTCCGAGTTGAGCGCCTCGATCGCCGACGGTCCGGCGTTGAACTGGGAGTACGAGGCCTGGGTGCCCGCGAGCTCCTTCTGCAGGATGCCCTGCTGGTCACCCACGAGCGCGGTGCCGTGGGTGAGGTTGGGGAAGTAGCCGATACGGACCTTGTCCAGTCCTTCGATCGGCTTGCCCTTCGCGGCCGGGGCGGCGTCCTTGCCCTCGTCGGACTCGGAACCGTAGCCGCAGGCGGTGGCCGCGAGCGCGAGCAGAGGCAGGGCGGCCAGCGCGGCTATGCCGCGGCGCAGGGACTTGTCGGCAGACACGGGAGGTGTTCCTCTCGGTGGCCCGGCCCGCGCGCTAGGCGTGGCCGGGAGTTCGGCAGGGTCTTCGGAGACGGAGGGTGCGGGGGGTGAGGGCGCGCGAGCGGTGCGCGTACGTCATCCCGCACATCGCGCCACTCCGCCCTGTCCGCTGCCGAGGGCGCCGCTGCCGACGCGGCCGCCCTCCTTGGCGAACGTCGCGAAGAATCCCGGTAGTCGCATGTCAGAAGTCCCACCCGGCGTCGTCGGCCTGCGCGGCGGGCGCGGCCTCGGCGGCGAAGGAGTCACCGGCCATACCGGCGGCCAGGGTGGTGCCGTCGGCCGGGTCGATCAGCAGGAAGGAGCCGGTGCGCCGGGAGTCGGCGTACGAGTCGAGCGCCAGCGGCTCGGCGGTGCGCACCTTGACGCGGCCGATGTCGTTGGCGACGAGCTGCCCGGGCTCCGGGTGCTGCGAGAGGTCGTCCAGGGTCAGCCGCGAGGGGATCTCCTTGACGATGGCCTTGACGGTACGGGTGGTGTGCTTGAGCAGGACCCGGTGGCCGACGGTCAGCGGGGTGTCGGCGACATGGCAGACGGTCGCCTCGACGTCCTGCGAGGTGGCCGGGGCGTCGTGGCTCGGCACGATCAGGTCGCCGCGCGAGATGTCGATGTCGTCCTCCAGGAGGAGGGTCACCGACTGCGGGGTCCAGGCCACGTCGACCTTCTCGCCGAGCAGATCGATCCCGGCGACCTTCGACGTACGGCCCGAGGGCAGCACCGTGACCTCTTCGCCGACCCGGAAGGCGCCCGCCGCGATCTGTCCCGCGTAACCCCGGTAGTCCGGGTGCTCGGCGGTCTGCGGCCGGATCACCACCTGCACGGGCAGCCGTGCGTGGCAGGTGGAGAGGTCGTGGCTGACCGGGACCGTCTCCAGGTGTTCCAGGACGGTCGGGCCGCCGTACCAGTCCATGTTCGCGGAGGGCTCCACGACGTTGTCACCGGCCAGCGCCGAGATCGGGACGGCGGTGATCTCCGGTACGCCAAGATCGCTCGCGTAGGCCGTGAACTCCTCGGCGATGGCGGCGAAGACGGACTCGCGGTAGTCGACCAAGTCCATCTTGTTGACCGCCAGCATCACGTGCGGCACCCGCAGCAGCGCGGCGATCGCGGCGTGCCGACGGGTCTGCTCGACCACGCCGTTGCGCGCGTCGACCAGGATCACGGTCAGCTCGGCGGTGGAGGCGCCGGTGACCATGTTCCGGGTGTACTGCACATGGCCCGGGGTGTCGGCCAGGATGAACCGGCGCCGCGGGGTGGCGAAGTAGCGGTAGGCCACGTCGATGGTGATGCCCTGCTCGCGCTCGGCACGCAGCCCGTCGGTGAGCAGCGCCAGGTCGGGGGCCTCCTGGCCGCGGCTGCGCGAGGCGTGCGCGACGGCCTCCAGCTGGTCGGTGAGGACCGACTTGGAGTCGTGCAGGAGCCGTCCGACCAGGGTCGACTTGCCGTCGTCGACGCTTCCGGCGGTCGCGAAGCGCAGCAGGGTGGTCGCCGAAAGCCCGGCGAGCTGCTCGGTGGTGCTCGTCATTGCTAGAAGTACCCTTCGCGCTTGCGGTCTTCCATCGCGGCCTCGGACATCTTGTCGTCGGCGCGGGTGGCGCCCCGCTCGGTCAGACGGGAGGCGGCGATCTCGGCGATGACCGCCTCCAGCGAGTCGGCGTCCGAGTCGACCGCGCCGGTGCAGGACATGTCGCCGACGGTGCGGTAGCGCACCTGCCGGGTCTCGACCTGCTCCTCCTCGCGCGGGCCGCCCCAGTCACCGGCGGTCAGCCACATGCCCTGGCGCTTGAACACCTCGCGCTGGTGCGCGAAGTAGATCTGCGGCAGCGCGATGTTCTCGCGGGCGATGTACTGCCAGACGTCCAGCTCGGTCCAGTTGGACAGCGGGAAGACGCGGACGTGCTCGCCCGGGGCGTGCCGCCCGTTGTAGAGCTGCCACAGCTCGGGCCGCTGACGGCGCGGGTCCCACTGGGAGAACTCGTCGCGCAGCGAGAACACCCGCTCCTTGGCGCGGGCCTTCTCCTCGTCGCGCCGCCCGCCGCCGAACACCGCGTCGAAACGCAGCTCGCGGATGGCGTCGGTGAGCGGCACCGTCTGCAGCGGGTTGCGGGTCCCGTCGGGGCGCTCGCGCAGCTTGCCCGCGTCGATGTACTCCTGCACCGAGGCGACGTGCAGCCGCAGCCCGTGCTCGGCGACCGTACGGTCCCGGTACTCCAGGACCTCGGGGAAGTTGTGCCCGGTGTCCACGTGCAGCAGCGAGAACGGCACCGCCGCCGGGGCGAACGCCTTCAGCGCCAGGTGCAGCATGACGATGGAGTCCTTGCCGCCGGAGAACAGGATCACCGGCCGCTCGAACTCGCCCGCCACCTCGCGGAAGATGTGCACCGCCTCGGACTCCAGCGCGTCCAGGTGGGACAGCGCGTACGGAGCGTCGGTGTCGGCGGCGTCGATTCCGGTCACCGTGGTCGTCATGCCAGGCCCCTCTCGGTCAGCAGCGCGTGCAGCGCGGACGCGGACTCCCGCACGGTCTGGGTGTGCGACTCGATCCGCAGGTCCGGCGAGACGGGCGCCTCGTAGGGGTCGTCGACCCCCGTGAGCCCCGATATCTCACCGGCGGCCTGCTTGGCGTAGAGCCCCTTCACATCGCGCTCGGAGCAGACCTCCACCGGGGTGGCCACGTGCACCTCCAGGTAGCCGGTGCCCTGCGCGGCGTGCCGCTTGCGGACGGCCTCACGGCTGTCCGCGTACGGCGCGATCACCGGTACGAGCACCAACACGCCGTTACGGGCGAGGAGTTCGGCCACGAAGCCGATGCGCTGCACATTGATGTGCCGGTCCTCGCGGCTGAAGCCGAGGCCCGCCGAGAGGAACTCGCGGATCTCGTCGCCGTCGAGCACCTCCACCCGGTGGCCCCCGGTGCGCAGCCTGCCCGCCAGTTCGTTCGCGATGGTCGTCTTGCCCGCGCTCGGAAGCCCGGTCAGCCAGACGGTGGCGCCAGTCACCTGCTTGCTCTCGTTCGTCGTCGTTCCGTGGGTTCGCGTCATCCGTGCAGCCCGCATTCCGTCTTGCCGGTCCCGGCCCAGCGGCCGGCGCGGGCGTCCTCGCCCTCCAGCACCCGCCGGGTGCAGGGCGCGCAGCCCACGGAGGCGTAGCCGTCCATGAGCAACGGGTTGGTCAGTACGCCGTGTTCGGCGACGTAGGCTTCCACGTCGTCCTGGGTCCAGCGGGCGATCGGGGAGACCTTGACCTTCTGCCGCTTCTCGTCCCAGCCGACCACCGGGGTGTTCGCCCGGGTCGGGGA
This is a stretch of genomic DNA from Streptomyces sp. NA04227. It encodes these proteins:
- a CDS encoding ABC transporter substrate-binding protein gives rise to the protein MSADKSLRRGIAALAALPLLALAATACGYGSESDEGKDAAPAAKGKPIEGLDKVRIGYFPNLTHGTALVGDQQGILQKELAGTQASYSQFNAGPSAIEALNSDSLDITWIGPSPAINGYTATDGKGLRIIGGSASGGVKLVVNPEKIKTLDDLKGKKIATPQHGNTQDVAFLNWIKERGWKVDPKSGKGDVSVVRTDNKITPDAYKSGSLDGAWVPEPTASKLVAEGAKVLLDEATLWPDKKFVITNIVVRQEFLKEHPKVVEAVLRGAVKTNAWINANPDKAKAAANAKLKTLTGKALPPEVVDPAWKSIQFIDDPLASTLDLEAEHAVKAGLLEEPDLNGIYDLKPLNAVLKAEGKPAVDDAGLGVK
- a CDS encoding sulfate adenylyltransferase subunit 1, coding for MTSTTEQLAGLSATTLLRFATAGSVDDGKSTLVGRLLHDSKSVLTDQLEAVAHASRSRGQEAPDLALLTDGLRAEREQGITIDVAYRYFATPRRRFILADTPGHVQYTRNMVTGASTAELTVILVDARNGVVEQTRRHAAIAALLRVPHVMLAVNKMDLVDYRESVFAAIAEEFTAYASDLGVPEITAVPISALAGDNVVEPSANMDWYGGPTVLEHLETVPVSHDLSTCHARLPVQVVIRPQTAEHPDYRGYAGQIAAGAFRVGEEVTVLPSGRTSKVAGIDLLGEKVDVAWTPQSVTLLLEDDIDISRGDLIVPSHDAPATSQDVEATVCHVADTPLTVGHRVLLKHTTRTVKAIVKEIPSRLTLDDLSQHPEPGQLVANDIGRVKVRTAEPLALDSYADSRRTGSFLLIDPADGTTLAAGMAGDSFAAEAAPAAQADDAGWDF
- the cysD gene encoding sulfate adenylyltransferase subunit CysD; this encodes MTTTVTGIDAADTDAPYALSHLDALESEAVHIFREVAGEFERPVILFSGGKDSIVMLHLALKAFAPAAVPFSLLHVDTGHNFPEVLEYRDRTVAEHGLRLHVASVQEYIDAGKLRERPDGTRNPLQTVPLTDAIRELRFDAVFGGGRRDEEKARAKERVFSLRDEFSQWDPRRQRPELWQLYNGRHAPGEHVRVFPLSNWTELDVWQYIARENIALPQIYFAHQREVFKRQGMWLTAGDWGGPREEEQVETRQVRYRTVGDMSCTGAVDSDADSLEAVIAEIAASRLTERGATRADDKMSEAAMEDRKREGYF
- the cysC gene encoding adenylyl-sulfate kinase; this translates as MRAARMTRTHGTTTNESKQVTGATVWLTGLPSAGKTTIANELAGRLRTGGHRVEVLDGDEIREFLSAGLGFSREDRHINVQRIGFVAELLARNGVLVLVPVIAPYADSREAVRKRHAAQGTGYLEVHVATPVEVCSERDVKGLYAKQAAGEISGLTGVDDPYEAPVSPDLRIESHTQTVRESASALHALLTERGLA